The genomic segment atgcattttaattaattaataaacccCTAGACTTTAATAGCTCAGATGTGTTTCAGCAAGTTTTCTGATCACTTTCAAAactttttacacatacaaaacatattccacacatctgtgttttctgtgttcttttttttagaaaagtttTAACAAatttgtgtgaaaaagtgatgtGGATAAATGCTTTGATTTCAGAAAGTGGTTGGTAAATGTTCCCTGCATCGCCCGTGTAAATGACACCAATTGTTTGAATGCACAGATATGTAAGCACTAACTGTCATGTGGCCGGTGATGTAATTTCGTATGATATAGGAATTGTTGTAAGAATGCGTTGACCCACAAAACATCATGTAACAAGAATACTGGGCTTCCATGAGTGCTCACCCAACTTTTGGCACATTTTACTGTGTATTCATAACGGAGGAATGTTATTTCTAAGTTATTCTTTGTcacaatcatacacacacacacattcttctcTGATATGTCACAATGACTTGTTGATTTGGTAGGACACGACTcgtttaaaatgccaaaaagctTATGGAGGGAGTGAAGAGGTGAAAGTATGCCAGCTACTTCTCCACCCAGGTCATAAACAGAGGAACATTTATATTCTTTACTGGGTTGTTTTATGCTGTGTACAGTGACTCACAAAGACTGAGAATATCAAATAAGAGTTAGCACAAATTATGCTGTTCAGCAGGATTTTGTGACACAGTGCAGACAAGATTCTTAACTGTAATCCACCAGAGTTGCCACTGTGCACGTACAGTACATGGGTATAACTTTTTTAGTATCTCTGATTTGAGATTAGTTAGACACAAGTTAATGTTGCCATCTCATGTATATGCACCAGTTTCCACCAGGAAggtttaatctttttttttctgctctgaTTGCATCAGGACTACAGCTTCTTCATAACTTCATAATTTTTTTACCATTGCTTATCTACTGTAATTGAACCCCCCTTTGACCAGCCAATTTCCATGAATACTGGGGTATTTTATCATTTATATGTTAAGAGGCCAGAAGAAGGAAAAGGCCATTACgtgagtagtgtgtgtgtgtgtgtgtgtgtgtgtgtgtgtgtgtgtgtgtgtgtgtgtgtgtgtgtgtgtgtgactgactgacCAGGGGTGATTAATCACTACAGAGGGTTTCCCAAAAGGAAACAATGGTGTACCTATAATGTCCTGTATACATGATTAATCCACACAAGTAATTAATAACCTTTGTTATTGGGGCTTtaatcgtttgggttttttcgtTCTgtaatcttgttttgtttgctgGATCTGATGGAACATTCTCCAAGGAAGCTTTGCCAGGTGTGTCTTTGCTGATTTTAGTTTAGCATGGTAGCTCACTGATGAGCACTGCCACAGCATGGGGGTCCTGTGTTTGGGTTTGAGGATTATCTGTGTGAAGTTTGCACACTCACACCTGGGTCTGCTTCATTTTCCACCAGGTACTTCGGTTCTTTCCTTCAGTCTAAATGTATGCAAGACAAGTTAAAGCCATAGTTCAACATTGTGAAAAAGTTTGTCACCATTGTGCCTGCACAGAGCCATATACTAAACATATGTGCTGGGGGGACAGCAAATTAGGCAATAGTTACAGCATGTAAAGTCCCCGTCAAATCACAAATTGTAACTTGTTCGTTCTGTTTGAGTACACCAAAACAAGATACAACAATTTAatttgtgagctttagaggCGTTAGTAGACTTTCTTTTGAACTTTTGATAAAGCCAAGCTAGCTGTTCCACTTGcttccagtcttaatgctaCGCTAAACTAGGCTTGACATGACCTCTAGGTCCGTACTTGACAAACAGacatgttgaactattcctttaactggAAACAAATTACCCAGAGATATGAATAGTTTGTCTATGTTTTTTAACCATGTGAAAGAGAGATCCATCAATCTGATAGGTATGAAAAGCACTCTCACACCCATGTTAAAATTAAGCAGGGTGTGTGGGAGTTCTTCCATGGTATTCTATTCGTCAGCTCAAGACAGATGTATATATAAGAGGGAGAAATGAGGACAACACTCACTGTCTCTCAGcgcacacacttgcacacagtcTTAAAAATTTCCGGATAACACAGGTCTACGCACAAAATAATCAACCTGAGTGTAAACATTGAATGCCGATATAAAAAGCCTGAAGCAGTGGAAACATCTGAATAAGGCTGGACTGCTAAAGAAAAATGTGCACACAGGTAAGAGTATGTAAAATGTTAGAGCATCTTCTGAACATTGTTGACTGTGTGGTTAATTAGTTGAAATCTTACACatattgtaattgttttaattCTTTGAAAATTAATATTGTCATAGTACTGTTTTGTGGATATATTTCCAGGGAtctgtatttaaaataaatctttcAGATTAGGTCAAACATcgattaaaaaatatttaaatagcaCATGAGATGCTGTTGATTTTATATTCTCATGGATTATGTTGCAACTCTTTCATGTTGCAAGATTTTCATATTTGACTGAACAATATTCATCGTGTCTATGCCAACTCTGAAACTACACAAATTTTCAAATCCTACATGTTAAAAACACGTTCTCTTCAAAAGATTTGAACGTAATCTTGTGATATTGCGTAGCACTACTGCTATGTATTTGTTTAATGttattactgtatgtgtggtgaaaatttaaaaaactgttttatttCACTCCTTCCTGCTCTCTGTGTTGgttttgtctttctcttttttcttaaaGTGTTTTCACTTTCCACTTGTTGCCTCATTAGACCTGGTTCACTGCCAGTAACTTCTTTGTGCTTGACCACATTGTTCTCCGTTGTAGGAAAGAGTAAACTAGCAGAGACGGAGGAGTTGGGACAGTTGAGACAGTATCAATCCAAATTTCTTCCTTCAACTTCATCGTCCTCCAGCCTGTCCTCCATCATGGCTGCCAGACAGACAGTCATGTTCCTGGCGGTGGTCTTCCCCCTGTCAGGCCTCATTCAAGGCTTTCAACCACTCTTCTCATTTCATGGGAAGTCCACCACTCACCGTGACATCACACAAAGGGCGGTCCTCAGAAAGACAGCTGAGGTCTGCAGAGACATTGCTGCCTCTAAAGGACGGGACTTCAGCCTGACTGTGAGTTAGAAAGCCACGCTGAAACAGAGAAACTGGGACAACTTTGGTGGATTCAAATATCaagattatatattatatgttctatgaattttgaaaataaaacacagattcGATTCCGACTcatggccctttgctgcatgtcattccccctctctcccctttcctgtcttcatctgtcctgtcaaataaaggcttaaaatgcccaaaatataatatatactgtatatttttttcaaacatacCAGTCAGTTATGTGTCATGTCTTTGTCTCTAGATTGATGACAGCCTGTCAGCTGATAAGGTGCAAAGGGCCTGTTCCTCTACAGgtacctcctcctctctcctttcaaCTGTCAGGTTCCAAACGTCCATCGCTAATATGTACTTCAGCAACGCAGCAGTGGACGTTGTTTTTGCGCTAAGTGAGGAGTATCATTTTGATGATGAGACCTTCGAGAGAGGACGGGACGTCATCACAGCAGGTACACATCAAACCACGTCCatgaaacaacaaacaaattaaaatatatgtaCATTCCATGAATTTTGttttccaaaaatgtattgCATACAGAGcatcaaatgcagtgttccatTGGTACAGATGTGTGAACAACTTGTGGTCAGTTAAAGCAAGTGTTTAGAACATTAAAATGACCTCTTTCAGCCACCTAAAGACACAATTATATAAGTATAATGTAACATCTTACAAAGTGCAGCTTCAGTTTGTATCTAACTCTCTCTGTTCTCTATTCTGCTACTGAGGTGTGGCTGCCGTTAAGGCCAGTGTAAAGCTGGAGAACTTTGTCGCAGGGAGGTGGACTCTTGGACGAGTCTGTCACACCTTACAGGTGAGATTAATGATCATTGTTACAGATTGTTGAGGGGAACGGTGGTGTTATTTGGGAGGTGTGAGGCATGAAGAAAACAACAAGTGATAGTGGTGTGGTCAATGATGTTTCATATTCGGTATATTTAAGGACTTCTACAGCCACAGTAACTGGGTGGAGCTGGGGAAAACCACACCTTACAGCACTCTAATCAAACCAGACCAACTTCTTGAGAATCTGGCAGGTATGATACTTCTACAGTTTGTGGTTTTAGCAGCGACTCTTGCCCACACAACTGCTGCTGGGTCACACTGACTGTATACACTTGAGTAACAAATCACACAAGGCACATTGTCAGTTTATCTGTCATCTGTCAGTTAACAAATACTTACCCTGCCTTGGCatgtgcgtgcacacacacaaatgggtACATTGCTCAATATTTTACTCACACAAGCCTACAGATTCGTAACCACACAGTGCATGCTTTTCTTAAAGGACTTATTGGAAATTTAGCTttttcaccgtaacccccagagttagacaagtccatacatacccttctcatctcagtgcgtgctgtaatgctgtctgacggctccagcggcatcaggccagcacagaacatcaggtgaatggttccagtaatcctactgctcccaataagtgacaaaataacgccaacatgttcctatttacatgttgtgatttatagagtcacagcgtgtacaaaaaacaatgtaacatgagacacagccgtcttctaaccataaaaaaaaccgggaactatattctcaggcggaagaatatagtacttgggcggagtgatatgctcgcagcaagcctgtctgagaatatagttcccggtttgtttactgttagaagatggctgtgtctcatgttacgtcgttttttgtacacgctgtgactatacaaatcacaaataggaaaatgtttgcgttattttgtcacttttgtcacaattgggagcagtaggctagttggaaccagttacctgcaggatctgtgcttggctaagctaatgctggaaccgtcagacagcattacagcacgcacggagatgagaagggtatgtatcgacttgtctaactctggggctaccggtgaataagctaaattcccaataagttggcgtgttcctttaactaaaAAACATCAAACTGTTAAATACTGTGTTTGGAAAACTGGTTTATATGTTACCCCACGTTTTCAGATGAATTAACCATgccatgttttatttctgttgttgCATTTGACTCAGGACTAAGCACTCCAACCTGTAGAAACTGTACAGGAGGGAACTGTGACAACAACCTTCTGCCTGACCTGCTGCAGCAGGGGCTTCTCACTTCAGGCTACTTCAACGTCTTCTCCTCAGCAAAACCTGCAGGTGACTTTATGGAACCGTCTACACTAAAAGTATTTTGTGAACAGATGTAGgtgaaataagaaaaatattctCTCTCCTCCAAGGTAAATGCAGCCACGGTGGAACATTTGACCAGACAAGCAGACAGGAGCCAGTGGGAGGCATCAACAAGGACGACGTTGGGTCCAGTCATGGCTCACTTCACCACAAAGCAGCTGATTTGGCTGTGAATGCCACTATGGAGTTACTGGAGGACATCAGAGTAGCTGTCGGAGACAAGAACTTCCTGCGGTATGGGCCACCCACACCTGAGTCATTTTGTGAGCAAAAGGCTTGTGTGGacacgccgacagttttgttgtcattacttagaattcctcacagGGTTCGGCAGAAACTCAGCTTTAACCAGGAAGGCTGGATGTCTTTTGTCTTGCAAATCAAAAAGACTATACTAACTTGGCTGCCTTTTAAAGACTTAGTTTCTGGTGATGGTCATCATTGATAACTACCAGACGAATTACCCTTGATTGGCTGGATAAGGTCTTTCTTGTGTTCCCGCAGATTGATAGGCCTGTCCCAgtcctctgtgctgtgttttgtcATTGACACCACAGGCAGCATGAGCGATGACATAGCCGAGGCAAAAAGAGTTTCCTTCAACATCATTGACAGTAAGAGGGGAACCCAGCAGGAGCCCTCCGCCTACATATTGGTACCTTTCAATGACCCAGGTACTgacatatttgaaaaatataaataaagtaggCATAGTTCTACTGTGAACATTAAGTACATTAAAATGTTCTACCATTGTAATCTCTGTATTTATCCCCTGTAGTCAAACTAAAATGTATGATTAAGTGAGTGACGGTAAGTGCTAACAGGTATCTATTCTATATCCAGGTTTTGGACCTCTGATGATAACAACCAATGCAGACGTCTTCAAAGACAGCATCAACAAGCTGACGGCAATGGGAGGAGGAGACATCCCAGAGTTGTGCTTGTCTGGACTGCAGGTGttgacaaatgtgttttttccacTGTTATTATCCACTGCACCTTCTACTTGGAATGACCtacagaaaacactcaaactacagtgtctaatttccttaaacgattttaaaggttatgttaaaaccatagaacatgagtccatccacacgtgcaaatgttttaactaatggtacttttatttaattgaaatgcacttgagatgtctttgcctcgcacttgagatgtctttgcctcttttgtgtttgttttgtgattgtaaatagtttttttatataacaAACTTGTTCTGCTATATTGGCCAGGTCTCTcgtgaaaaagagattttatatctcaatgagactaacctggttaaataaaggttaaataaataattttttttttcttggaatCATTCATTTAGACAACAAAGTTTTGTAAAGCAACAAAACAACAGCAATTATCATCATGTAGTGAAACAATTCCACTTAACGTGGCTAAATGCTAAAATTTTATTACTGCCCGGTCATACTTGGAATGGAAAATAAACctcaaaatgtaaattaaaaaagtcacttttcattcaaatccatgtttgtcatgtttttcttttctagatcatttttaataaataatatttttttccttcccCATATACAACTGACAGCTTGCCCTGACTGCTGCTCCACAATCGTCTGAGATCTTTGTGTTCACTGACGCTCCAGCTAAAGATGCTCATCTGAAAAGCACCATCCTTGCCCTTATAGAGAGCACCAAGTCTGTGGTAAGAGTCCACTTTTTTTATCATCCTTGCTCTTTAAATGCCAATACAACCCAAGAAATGATAagggtttattattattattattggtatttggggtggcagtagctcagtatgtagggagttgggttgggtcGACCCGGTCCAGTACgatggtggactggtagctggagaggtgccagttctcctcctgggcactgccaatgtgctcttgagcaaagcactgaacccccaactgctcggggcgcttGTCCATTGACagctgcagccccctcactcagacatctctccatttgtgcatttataggtactgagcatgtgtgtgtatttcaggcctgtgtgtaatgtgtgttctAACAACAGAGAGAAAACGTAATTTCCCTTGctggattaataaagtataaatagaATAGAAGATAGTATGTAAACAATTGTGGACAGGTATACCATGTATGCAGGTCTAATATAAcctttacaagtattttttcTATCTTTATACTTTAGGTAACTTTCATGTTGACAGAAGTCCTGGCCAGTCGACGGCGCCGCAGAAGCCCTCAGGGCGTAAGTTCACGTGAAATGAGCCAATCAGACACCCAGCTGTACCGTGACCTAGCCCGAGCCTCTGGAGGCCAGGCCATTGAGGTCACCAAGTCAAGCCTTTCTCTGGCCACAGTTGTTATAGAAGATTCATCAGCCAGTGCTGTGGTAAGACAtcgaccaagaaaatgataccTGACTGAAGATGGTACTGTATAGTATGTGAATAAAAGTGCAGTTTCTGTTCCTTCTTCCTTAAGGTGACACTTTTTCAGGTAGTGAGGAATCCTGGAAGGCCTGATCATTTTACCTTTACTGTTGATGGATCACTAAGGAACATTACTGCCTACATCACAGGAGCCTCATCTCTCACCTTCAATCTCACCAGCTCCACAGGTGTTGATATTGCTAATTTCCTGTTAAGTGtctagattttttttccatatacagccattaaaaagaatatTCAGCTCTGTTTGTGCTAGTAGACAACAGTGTTGTTTTAACAtgtttctctctcctccaggtGTCTCTCAGAGTTCCAGCCAGTCCAGTGGTCCTCTGGCATCCTTCACCACAGTGGGAAACCTACGTCGTATAAGCCTTAACACTGACAACCAAACAGGATCATGGAAAATCAGTGTTGACTCTAACAACCTCTACTCCGTTAAGGTTACAGGTCAGTAGTATTATAGAGATATCCTGTAGCCAGTCAATGTTAAATGTGAGaatttttcaaaagattttatttgtttacatgtgtgtgtgccattaactgtgtgtgtgtgtgtgtgtgtgtgtgtgtgtgtgtgtgtgtgtgtgtgtgtgtgtgtgtgtgtgtgtacattaggTCAAAGTTCAGTGAACTTCATTTATAATCTTGTGGAAGCTCACGGGGGAGCCCACGGGGACTTCAGTCTGAAGGAGGGACGTCCTCTTTCAGGTTaaactacattttaaatattaaattaattattaattattacagTTTGTACTGTGGAACATATGTAATATTTAGTCTTTTATTTCTCATTGTcctcaaaaacatattttaaagaaCAATCTGCCTTAAAAATCTTATAGTACAATACACTCCCCAAAAAGTCCAACCCATCAACCCTAAACTATTCAGTCTCTTTTCCAGAGCCTCTCAATCTTCTTATGTACATACTGTTCATGTCTAAGGACCCGTCACAAtgatacactctctctctctctctctctctctctctctctctctctctctctctctctctctctctctctctctctcgtcacATCTTTCAGGTGGTAATGCCAGCCTCTTGGTTACTGTGACAGGAAGTGACACGGTTAATGTCACAGAGGTCACTCTGTGTGACAGCTCAGGGCCAACAGAGGTCAACGGATCACTGCAGGCATGTCACATGTTCTACTTGATGAACTTAAAAGGGCCATATCCAGTAGCTAATGTGTATACTTTACTTTTCTGCTTACAATTTTCTATATaaaaaccagtggtggaatgtaactaagtacatttactcaagtactgtacttaagtaaaatgtgaagtacttgtactttacttgagtcttttcttttcatgccactttctacttctactccattacattccagaaggaaatattgtaccgtttactccactacattaatcagacagctttagttactagtaactttacaaattaagatttttgcacacaaaacaaatgtagtttttttaaaatagaatgttttattataaattaaactaccaaacaatatataggcctacacttACAGCTGACATGATTAGACAATTAAACACAACTGTTTTGATCGTTCCCAGTTTCTAaagtgaggatttttctgcattgattacttttacttttaatacgtACATTATCCTTATGATACttgtatacttttacttaagtaacattttcaatgcaggacttttatttgtaaaagtattttttataatgtattattacattaaaataaGATCTTATATTTTCTACTTTGAAGGAAgccattaacattaacaacagAAGTTGTCACTTTGTTGACTGGTAGCTGAGCCTCACATTTTGACTACTAGCTCCATAGAGAGTCTTAAAAACACTCAGAGCAGAAATACATGTTTATCCGTCTAAATTACAAAGCAAGGCtgcaacagagaaaaaaaatcatctagTTTAATGTTTACAATGGCATTGCATAACAGTGGCAAACACTACTTACAATCTAAACTAGAAGTCAAGAATAGTCAAACTGTTGTTATTCCGACTGTCTGTTACGCCCCAGTCTAGGGGTGCTTAGGACGCAACATGAAAAGGCCCCATCTTCCCCGTCTCCCAAATACCcacaaacaaatatttgtttgaataacagaaaacttatttattttacattaagtAGAAAATATAGATAACATATAGATATAGGTAAATTATACAAGGCTTCAGGGTGACCTGCCACCAACAtaaccaacaaacaaacaatcctGTCTAAGAGATAAGGAACTAACCTAACAAACAAAAGGGCAAAAATAATGACATGAGATGGGGAGATGGGGAGATGGGGAGACgaggagacagggagacagggagacagggacATGGGGACATGGGGAGATGGGGAGCATGACAAAATGCCTGTTGCCTGCAGATGGCCGCCATCTTGGCTCATTATATATCAGGTGTACCccagctgcagccaatcaggaACTCGGGCATGAGAGCTTCCAACCAATGAACTCCCAGCTATGGCACACACCTATTTGCATATGAAAttggaaacaaaataaaaaaaactacagggCACACACCATACACAGCAGACTAAAGAAACAGTATGACCACAGTCATAACACTGtctaatacttttatttttctttctgtcctccACAGTCGGTGGGAAGTGGTAACTTCCTGGTGACATTCAGTGGAGTGCCAGCAGGGGACTTTGTGCTTCGCCTGAGAGGAGAGGACAGTGGCTCCACCTCCAGGTCAACACTGAGCAGCTTCCAGAGACAAGCCTCCACACAGATCAAGACCTCCAGCATCTCTGTGACTGTGAGTCTCAGTGATGCAGTTATTCACTTTGGTTCGGCATTTATAAAGGAATAATAAGATAAGAGATAagacaactttattgtcatacaatatatatacagtacagcacatactgtatagatGCAGTACATAGAGGAACAAAATGGTGCAAAACAAAAGAATCAACAAACGGATAAGGTCCAAACAACAAGATGCAAAAACAGGTACAAAACAAGATACACGGTACATACAGAAGGTAAAACAAAAGCCCATGGTGTGGTAACAGAAAAATGTGACTTGTGCATGCAGAGCAGAATGTAGCTGTCAGATCGGCAAGACTGAGTCTTCAGCCAGTGCTGTTTTCAGATCTATCGTCAGCATGCCATCATCCTCACAATaataatgctaacatgctgatgtttagcaagtATAATGTTTACTATGCTCTGTAGTTTAGCATGTTGGCAAGCACAAACTAACTAGGTATTAAGTCCTCCTTAAGGTGACATTCATTTTtccaccaaatttcatggcaattaGTCTAATGGTTAGCATGGATATTTAATAATGGgatattttaaagtgctcatgcttattggctttttccctttttgtgttatatatctttgttGTGCATGTTACAAGTTTACAAAGTgtaaaagcccaaagtccaccccaaagggactccaacagaaaacactgttcacaaatgctccaaacagctctattgtagtctaGCACTTAtagtgcatcactttgtaacacacgttataatgctcgcctagctgctagcatggcactccctcatgctctgcaactgactagctagtagtacttactgcgcatgtgtgactcccaacaaagatggaacagaagtgagatgcctcactctgtagcttaaacagagagctcaacacacagggtgaaaagaggagctgcagtaatgtgcagtacaacaaatatatagtgttttctgaaaattaaaccatgtaaacctattctggtacaacctctaaatacaattatgaacctgaaaatgagcataatatgagcactttaaaattaTTGTTGGTTGATCAGAAATAAAGGCAAAGCTGACCAAACACAGGGTTGCATTAACATAATGACTCAAGCTTGTTTTGGTCTGCCATTGTTTCTCTATCCTCACTATACCAAAGCCCAACACAGGAAATCCTTTTTATCATATTACTTGTAATTTAGTATAATTTTCTTTCCTCTGTGCTTCTTCCCACTCAAGGCTACCATGATGCATGCGTAGACCCATCAACATATACGTAATTCTATGCAATACAAAAACATATGTATAACTGTATATCTCTCTTTTCTCCCCTACTACCTTCCCCTCACTTTTTCAGGCCCAAGCCAACAACACCAACATAGAACCAGGCTCCACCATCTCCATTCCTTTCACAGTCGCCACAACCACCAACGGAGTTGTTAACGACTCTGCAACCGGGACATTCACAGTGCGAGCCAACAATGATCGCAGCTATACTTTGACTTCACCCAGCAGGGTCACCATAGCGGCGGGCAGTGGAGGCAAAGCCAACGGCACCGTGACCTTAACAGCACCAGCCAGTGCTGCATCAGGAACAGACGTGACCCTTACCATTGAGGCAGAAAATGCAGCTGCCACTGACATCAACTACGCTGTACTCAGGTTGTCTGTGGCTGCCAAGGTAGGAGGATGTAACTCATGTACTGAAGGTGgatgtggaataaaaaaaagcaggatAAGGTGGTGGTTTGGTGACAATTAATCCCCAGAGGAGAGTTTGGTGGCAAGCAGTACTGTATCTGCAACATTTTCCAACACAAATACATCACTGTTAAATCACTTATGATGAAAAGGggtcaaataaataatataagcCAACTTCAAACAAATGGTATGTATGATAGCCATTTCCCATGTCAATTCTGGCATTATGACTTTCTGTCTTTGGccatttatttactttgatgGTGATGATTTGATGGTGTCAGTGGTGCTTTTTGATTACAATAAGTATACTAATGTGTACGATTCTCATTACAATTGCTGatgttaaaattacattttctattatttgtaTGATGCTCAATTCCTGTCTTATTTCGtcctctctcccactttctgTTGCTGTGTCTCCAGGTGACAGATATTACCCGCCCAGTGTGCCAGGTAGTCAGTTCATCCACCAGCTGTCCATCCTCTTCATCGCTCTGTGCTTCCTCCCAGTGGAAATTTATCGCTAATCTCACCGATGGCATCAATGGAACTGGCATTGAGAGCGTCACTATCCGCCAAGGGAACGGAACCCTCAATACCAGCACAGTGGCTGGAGCAGGGGGGGAGAACATCACAGTGGCACACTACAGCAGCTCCTGCTGTTCACAGAATGTAGAACTGGCTGCTGTGGACAGAGTAGGAAATGTGGGGACATGTGTCGGACAGGCTAGAGAATCTACTACGGCTGCCCCTACGACTACAGCTG from the Perca flavescens isolate YP-PL-M2 chromosome 2, PFLA_1.0, whole genome shotgun sequence genome contains:
- the LOC114562500 gene encoding von Willebrand factor A domain-containing protein 7, yielding MGVLCLGLRIICVKFAHSHLGLLHFPPGKSKLAETEELGQLRQYQSKFLPSTSSSSSLSSIMAARQTVMFLAVVFPLSGLIQGFQPLFSFHGKSTTHRDITQRAVLRKTAEVCRDIAASKGRDFSLTIDDSLSADKVQRACSSTGTSSSLLSTVRFQTSIANMYFSNAAVDVVFALSEEYHFDDETFERGRDVITAGVAAVKASVKLENFVAGRWTLGRVCHTLQDFYSHSNWVELGKTTPYSTLIKPDQLLENLAGLSTPTCRNCTGGNCDNNLLPDLLQQGLLTSGYFNVFSSAKPAGKCSHGGTFDQTSRQEPVGGINKDDVGSSHGSLHHKAADLAVNATMELLEDIRVAVGDKNFLRLIGLSQSSVLCFVIDTTGSMSDDIAEAKRVSFNIIDSKRGTQQEPSAYILVPFNDPGFGPLMITTNADVFKDSINKLTAMGGGDIPELCLSGLQLALTAAPQSSEIFVFTDAPAKDAHLKSTILALIESTKSVVTFMLTEVLASRRRRRSPQGVSSREMSQSDTQLYRDLARASGGQAIEVTKSSLSLATVVIEDSSASAVVVRNPGRPDHFTFTVDGSLRNITAYITGASSLTFNLTSSTGVSQSSSQSSGPLASFTTVGNLRRISLNTDNQTGSWKISVDSNNLYSVKVTGSDTVNVTEVTLCDSSGPTEVNGSLQSVGSGNFLVTFSGVPAGDFVLRLRGEDSGSTSRSTLSSFQRQASTQIKTSSISVTAQANNTNIEPGSTISIPFTVATTTNGVVNDSATGTFTVRANNDRSYTLTSPSRVTIAAGSGGKANGTVTLTAPASAASGTDVTLTIEAENAAATDINYAVLRLSVAAKVTDITRPVCQVVSSSTSCPSSSSLCASSQWKFIANLTDGINGTGIESVTIRQGNGTLNTSTVAGAGGENITVAHYSSSCCSQNVELAAVDRVGNVGTCVGQARESTTAAPTTTAAVNTTSTGGNTLIISHCLWISVVVSVLWK